One Euphorbia lathyris chromosome 1, ddEupLath1.1, whole genome shotgun sequence DNA segment encodes these proteins:
- the LOC136205608 gene encoding peroxisomal and mitochondrial division factor 2-like, with translation MADDNTIANGVGLENDDSTTEIFYEPDQRENETKMKVKVDALEQEKLSLISENEDIKAQIVQFKAEIESLRSESSKLKLTLGEMERENEESKKNLKALDVIAHRAQQLESEVVRLQHDLISAMSAGEESNSEISEMKKLLGEKELSLEELRREKVEEENKIRDLEKKIGALEVKEVEERSKKVRMEEEMLEKLDEKEKEMGEYKKKLQASEEKLSEMEGKVLEMQKKVEEAEISIGGLKERSMDAVNGFEGEKSIGKGTEGLKVGMPVLAVGLTGAFLATAAVVYIHYARRS, from the coding sequence ATGGCAGACGACAACACGATCGCCAACGGCGTTGGATTAGAGAATGACGATTCCACGACTGAGATCTTCTACGAACCTGATCAGCGCGAGAACGAAACCAAGATGAAGGTGAAGGTCGATGCCTTGGAGCAGGAGAAACTCTCCCTGATCAGCGAGAACGAAGACATCAAAGCTCAGATTGTGCAATTCAAAGCCGAGATTGAGTCGCTGAGATCCGAATCTTCGAAGCTGAAGCTGACGTTGGgagaaatggagagagagaaCGAAGAGTCAAAGAAGAACTTGAAAGCGCTTGATGTGATTGCTCATAGAGCTCAGCAGCTCGAGAGTGAGGTTGTAAGGCTTCAACATGACTTGATTTCAGCTATGAGCGCTGGAGAGGAATCCAATTCTGAGATTTCGGAGATGAAGAAATTGTTGGGAGAAAAGGAACTAAGTCTGGAGGAgttgaggagagagaaggtggaGGAAGAGAATAAAATTAgggatttggaaaaaaaaattggtgCATTGGAGGTAAAAGAAGTAGAGGAGAGGAGTAAGAAAGTGAGGATGGAGGAGGAGATGCTAGAGAAattagatgaaaaagagaaagagatgggTGAGTATAAGAAGAAATTGCAGGCCTCGgaggagaagctgagtgaaatggAAGGAAAGGTTTTGGAGATGCAGAAGAAGGTGGAGGAAGCAGAAATTTCAATTGGTGGATTGAAGGAAAGGAGTATGGATGCTGTGAATGGGTTTGAAGGAGAGAAGAGTATAGGGAAGGGGACGGAAGGGTTGAAGGTGGGGATGCCGGTGTTGGCAGTTGGATTAACAGGTGCCTTTCTTGCTACGGCTGCTGTGGTGTACATTCACTATGCTAGGCGCTCATGA